From the Paenibacillus sp. R14(2021) genome, the window GCGCGGGCAAGAAGAAAAGAAATTCGGAGCTCGCGCGGGAGGAACGAGCCTTTTGGCTGTTCATTTCGCCGTGGACGCTAGGCTTCCTGCTATTTACGGGCGGTCCGATTATCGCTTCTCTGTTTCTCAGCTTTGCGGATTATAATGTCGTCGACGCGCCGACCTTCGTCGGACTCCGGAATTTTTTCGATTTGTTTCATGACAAGCTATTTTACAAGTCGCTCAGCGTTACGTTTTATTATGCTGTCCTGTCGGTACCGTTTACGATTGTTTGCTCGATGATTCTGGCGCTGCTGCTGAACAATAAGATTAAGGGACAAGCCATATTCCGAACGCTGTATTATACGCCTTCAATCATTTCCGGGGTCGCGGTATCCTTCCTGTGGATGTGGCTGCTGAACCCCGATTTCGGCGTCGTCAATTCGCTGCTCAGCGATTGGTTCGGCATCAAGGGGCCGGGCTGGTTTACCAAGCCGAATACCGTTATTCCATCCATGGTGCTGATGCAGCTGACGGCGATCGGCGGTCCGATGGTTATTTTCCTCGCGAGCTTGCAAAGCTTGCCGTCCGACCTATACGAAGCCGCTTCGATCGACGGTGCGAATCGACTGACGAAGTTTTTCAAAATAACGGTTCCGCTCATTTCTTCGGTCATCCTGTTCAATGCGATCATCGGCATCATTTCCTCGTTCCAAGTGTTCACGCAGGCTTATGTCATCACGAAGGGCGGGCCAGACTGGAATTCCTATTTCTACGTGCTGTATTTGTTTAATACCGCGTTTGCCCAGTTCCGAATGGGATACGCTTCCGCTCAGGCCTGGATTCTGTTCATCGTGATCTTCGTACTGACGATGCTTGCGCTCTTGGTGTCCAAGAGACTCATCTACTACGAATACGACGATAAACGTTAAGGAGGAATCGTATTCATGTTCCGAGAACGAAGAGTTAGTCATGGCGAGCTTGGCTTGGGCGGTAAAATCGTCGTCTATGCGCTTCTGTTTGCAGGTCTGCTGTTGTTCGCCTTTCCACTCTTTTGGATGATTACGACGTCGCTCAAGGAGCTCGGGGATGTGCATAAGCTGCCGATGAAATGGATCCCGAGTCCGGTCGAATGGAGCAATTATACGCAGGTCTTTCGCGATGCGCCGCTCGCGCGGTACATTGTCAACACGGTCATCTATACCGCCGTCACCATGTTTGCCGTGGCGTTGTCTTCCTCGCTGGTCGCTTTCGGCTTCGCGAGATTGAAGGCGAGGGGCAGGAACGTGCTGTTCCTGCTCGTGCTGAGCACGATGATGATCCCGCCGCAAGTCACGATGATTCCGCAGTATTTGCTGTTTAATAAGTTCAATTGGATCGATTCGTACCTGCCGCTCGTCGTTCCGGCGTTCGGTGGCAGCGCCTTCATTATTTTTTTGCTGCGGCAATTTTATCTCGGCTTCTCGAAGGAACTGGACGATGCCGTGAAGATCGATGGAGGCGGCTACTTTACGATGTATGTCCGGATTATTTTGCCGTTGTCGATTCCTTCATTGGCCACGGCAGCCATACTCGAGTTTATGTATCGCTGGAATGATTTGATCGGTCCGCTCATTTACTTAAGCGACGGGAGCAAATATCCGCTTTCGCTGGGGCTTTCGAACTTTACGGCCGCGTATGCCGCAACGCCTTGGAACTTGCTCATGGCTGCTTCGATCGTGGCTGTCTTGCCGCCGCTGCTGCTGTTCTTCTTTGCGCAGAAATATTTCATCCAAGGCATTGTGATTACGGGCTCCAAGGGGTAATACGCGATGAGGCTAACGCAGGATGTGAAGCAATTCGTTCACGTTCAAGGCGCGCTTCGGCTGCTGCTCGCAATGGTGCTTTACGGTATGGGCACGGGCATCCTGGCGCCGATGAACGCGATCTACATGCACGACCATATCGGCTTGTCCAAAGGGCAAGTTACCGTCGTGTACAGTGTGTCGTTATTGCTCAATACGGTGGTAACGATGTCCGTCGGCCTTGTCAGCGACCGGATGAAGCGTAAGAAGGGGCTGCCGATCGCCGCTTCCGTGCTTTGCATGGCTGGGCTGCTTCTGTATATGCAGGCTCGGGATTTTGCGGGGACGTTGGTCGCGGTGAGCGTCGCGCTTGCCCCTTCCGGTTTGATTATGGGCCAGCTGTTCGCTATGGCACGGAACCGTTTTGCCATTCATGCCGCCGACATTCAAGAGATGGCGCTTGTCTGGCTGCGCGCGGGTTTTAGCGTAGGGTTCTTCGGCGGGCTGCTGATGGGGGCCAATTTATTCCTGCTGTTCGGGTTCCATGGCGTGCTCGTCGGGAATTTGGCCGGGTACGCAGGCCTGTTCGTTATGCTGCTGCTTTACAGCGAAGTGACGAAGGCGGAGGCTGGGACGGCAGCCTCACCGGCTATTGCGCGCGGAGAGCCGTTTTCGATTTGGATGCTGGCCGCGCTGCTCCTGCTATTCTGCGCCGATGCGATCAGAGGTCTGTATTTGCCGCTAGTCGTCAATGGGCTGTTCGGCAAGCCGCAGGTTGCTTCGTACTTATGGAGCGCACAGGCGGTGTTCGAGCTGCTGCTCATGACGGTTACCGGCTATTGGGCGGTCAAATACGGCAGTAAGCCGGTCATGATTACCGGCGGAATCATGGCGCTCGCTGCTTATATCGTCTACGCGTGCGGCTCTCCTCTTGCAATGTTCTTTATCGTACAGCCGCTCTATTCGTACTTCGTGTCTATCTTGTACGGGGTAGCGATGGGCGTCGTGCAGCGCATGTTCATTCGCCGCACCGGCTTTGGTTCCAGCTTGTATGTCGCGCTGACGCAAGCGGCGTCTCTAATCGGCTATATACTGCCTACGATTATCCATGGCGTGTCGCCGCTCATTTTCATCCTGCCGATGATTCTCGTCGCAGGGTCACTGGCCGTCATGAGCTATCAACTCTATCAATCGAGGAGGATCAAGCAGCATGGAGATCAGCATTTGCTCTTTTAGCTTTCATCGCTTGCTGGCATCGGGGCAGCAGGATATCTTTCAATATATCCGAGATTGCAGCATGCTCGGCTGCACAAGACTGGATCCGTGGAACGCGCATCTATCGACAATCGAGCAGGGCGCCGACGTGCTTCATGCCGGCGCAAACCCGGGCGAGTCGCAGCATTTGTCGCCGACCGACGATGCGTACCTGGAGGAAGTGAAGCGCGCGGCGGGCGAAGCAGGGCTTCCGTTCGGCTGTATCGCCGTAGACGGCGCGCACATCTACGAGGCGACGGAAGAGGCGCGTTTGCGCAACCGCGAGCGTGCGTACCGCTGGATTGCCGTCGCGGCGAAGCTCGGCGCATCTCAGATCCGAATCGATACCGGCGGTCCGGAGCAGTGGACGGAGGAGCAGTTCGAAATTACAGTAGAAGGCTACCGAGACGTGATCGCGCGGGCCAAGGAAGCGGGGCTTGAGGTCGTCGTCGAGAATCATTGGGGGCCGACGCTTCATCCTGCGAACGTCGTCAGACTGATGGAGGAGCTCCCGGAGCTCGGGCTTCTGCTCGATTCGTGGAACTGGGCCCATGGCAAGCAGGCAGATGGATGGCTGAGCTGCGCCAAGTATGCGAAGGTAACGCATGTGAAGACGTTCCATTTTACCGCCGACGGCCAGGAGCTGACGCAGAACGTTCCCGCATTTTGCCGGTTGCTGAAGGACAACGGGTACGATGGCGTTTGGGGCGTAGAGAGCGTGCCGGGACAAGAGAGCGAGATCGAGGCTGCCCGTAAAACGATTGAACTGATCAAGCGGTCGGTCGGTTAGGCCGATGAAGGAGGCTGATTCATGGAACCCCAGCGTATAGGGATTATTGGCGTCGGGCAAATCGGCAAACAGCATCTGGAGACGTATGCCAAGCTTCAAGGCGTGGAGGTCGTCGCCGCTGCCGACGTCAACGTGCAGGAGCTCGAGCGCACGGCTGACAAGTACGGCATCCGCCATCGGTATACCGACTTCCGCGAACTGCTCGCGCGGGAGGATATCCAGGCCGTAGACGTCTGCCTGCACAACAACTTTCATGCGCCGGTCACGATCGCCGCCCTGCGAGCCGGAAAGCATGTGTACTGCGAGAAGCCGATCGCAGGGTCATACACGGACGGTAAGGCAATGGTCGATTGCGCGCGTGAAACGGGCAACATGCTGCACATTCAGCTTGGCACGCTCTATACGAAGGAAACCAAGGCTGCCAAAGCGCTGATCGCCGACGGCAAGCTTGGCAAGCTGTATCATGCCCGTTCGATGGGCTTCCGCAGACGCGGCCGCCCGTACGTCGACGGTTACGGTGCCCCGACGTTCGTGAAGAAGGAAATATCGGCAGGCGGCGCACTGTTCGATATGGGTGTCTACCACATATCCCAGCTGCTCTATTTGCTCGACCTGCCAGTCGTTGAGCGGGTAAGCGGCAAGACTTATCAGGAGACGGACATGGATCCCGTTCGGCGCGAGGCCAGCGGTTACAGCGTAGAGGAGCTCGGTCTCGGGTTCATTCGTTTTGCTGGCGGCCTGACCATGGATATGATTGAGGCTTGGGCGATCCAGCTGAACGGGTTTGAGGGAAGCAGCATTATCGGCTCCCAAGGCGGCGTGCGTCTGTCGCCGTTCAGCTTTCATACGACGCTCAGCGATATGGATATGAACGCGACATTCGATCTGGACGCCATGGATTACAGGTGGCATCAGCTAAGGGAGAATCAGGATGCCTATGATTCGTCGCAGAGTCATTGGCTTGCGGCTCTTCAGGGCAGGGCCCAGCTGCTCCCGACGGCACAGATTGCCTTGAGTACCATGCTGATCAGCGAAGGGATTTACTTATCCGAGAAGCTGGGCCGGGAAGTGACAAGCGAGGAGATTGCGGCGGCTTCCGTCTCTACGGCGATTAAGCTGTGAGCTTGGCGAATGTAAAGACGGCGACCGACAGCACCTTCAGTCTGAAATGAAAACATAAGCTGCTTTCTTATAAACTCCATCACCTACTACCATTAGTAGTGATGGAGTTTAATAATGAGTTTTACAAGGGGCCAGTATCTTAAGAGGCCGTAGATAAGAAGCATGCTTGCTATTTTTTAGACATAGAGGCAAGTGCAGATTCATTGAATCCTTTGACGATTAGCCATACAGCAACTATCATTTCATTAGCAGCTACCGGTATCGCAAAAATAGCACCCCAAACAGAAACTTGTTCAATGACACCGAACATGACTAACAGGGCACAGAGAAAAATAAGTACGGAACCAGTCATACCCAAGATGGGTATAAACCTGGGCAAGAGCCCGGATTTATAAAATATATAACTATACATCATCGTATTAATACCCAGCATGAAGTTGGGGCCAAGCAAAAATGTCCAGTCATGTAGTGCTTTTAACGAAATACCTGAAGCTTGAAAAAATGCGGTATCCGCAGCTCCTGCTGCTACAAATTCCCGGCTTAAGGTCACGAGGGATAGCATGCTGATTACGCCGATCGTAATAATAATCGCTTCAAGAAATCGGAAGCAAACATGCCAAAGAGCAATCGTTTCATTATACTTTCTTAAAATCGGAAACATTGCAGTTGCAGTACCAATCGCTGAAACGACCAGAATTAACTCCATAACCGCTCCCAATATCACCTGGTTGGCATGTTCGGAACCGTTAATCAGGTAATCGGGACTGTTTAGGATTGGATTGTATAAAATAAGACCTATTATCGACGCAACGGCGGCAAGGATAAACAGTACGCCTACAATGAGTGCGCTCTTTCTGCTCGTAAAATTCATTGGATTGTCTCCTTTATAATCGATTCATAAACGGCAGCAAAATCAAATCGTTCTTTCGTCTGATCCGAGGCAGCCACGGGATGCGCTGTCCGGCTTCCCTCAGTGAAACCGATCTCCGTGCTTCTTAATATAGTGTGCGAACACAAAGCGCCAAGGAATGCCAAATGGAAAAATCAATACGATCAAGCAGGCTGATGCCGTCGCCCAGGTTGATTCGTCCATTTGACCGGTGGACCACAGTGGGAGCGCAATGACGATCAGCCAGATCGACTTCCACAACATTTCCCAGAGAAGCAAAGGCAGCATCTGCAGCGGATACCGCAACCCTAGAACGGACAAAGCCGAAAAAGCTGCCAGCATGCATTGGACCACGCCTTCCTTCAGTTCCCATGGCTGTTCGTGGTGGATGACTCCAGGCCATACCGTGATACCCAGCCCTACGACGACAAGAAGGTACAGCGCCCTCAGTGAATAAAGACGAAACAACGAGACCTCTATCATTCAGATCACTCCTTTAATCAATGATTATTATTTAATCGTAATTAGACATACGTCTTCTTCATCCACTCTGTAATCCCAAGTCCCTCTGATTCGTGTAACTCCTCGACCTCTTCCATCCTAATCAATGACCCGTCTTTAATGGCGATAAAGCTATCTAATATCGATTCGATTTCAGTTATCTCATGGCTCGTCATAACTAGCGTCTGAGATTCCAAGTTGACATAGGAGAGCATTCCCTTAACGATAGATTGCCGCACCATCGGATCAAGTCCAGATAACGGTTCATCCATTAGTATAAAAGGCACTTCCCTGGCTAGCGTGAGCGCGATTTTTAACCGGCCGCGATGTCCTAAGGAGAGATCCCTGATTTTCTTATCCGATTCTAGGTGCAATTCCTTCATGATTTCTTCAGCCTTAGCTCTATTAAAGTCAGGAAATTGCGAAGCCTGGAAAGTCAACGCTTCTTTGACCGTGAATAGGGTGTAGAAAGAATCATGGTCCGATAAGTAAGCAACGAGCTTACTCATTCTTCTGCTCGCAATCTCTCCATAAATAGTTACCGATCCACTCGTCGGATGCGATAGTCCCGCCATAAGCTTTAATAGCGTGGACTTTCCGCTGCCGTTTTCGCCAACAATGCCAATAATTTTGCCCAAAGGCAATGATAAAGAAATGTCCTTAATGACAGCGCGATTCTTATACATCTTTGAAACATGAGACAGTTCTATCATGTTACGCATCTCCTTTATCTATTTTGTTTAAGAAGTCTTGTAGTCCCGAAATGATTTCATAGGAGCTGTATCCCATTTCCTGCATAACCTGGACAAATGATTGGATCTGCTCCATTTTCAAATTCCCTCGTAGTTGAATGAGGCGATCCTCTTGTTCGGTGACGAAGGTACCTTGACCTCTTCTCGTTTCCAAAATTCCTTCACGCTCCAATTCGCTGTAAGTGCGCTGAACCGTATTCGCGTTGACGTTGTAGGATATCGCCATATCACGGACAGATTGAAGCTTTTGGCCTGCCTTTAACTCTCTGCTTACAATCTGTCGATTGATCCGATCTGCCAATTGCAGATAGATTGGTTTTGAAGTATTAAATTCGTCCATCCATCGTTACACCTCAACTTTTTTATCGATGATCCATGCACTCAAATAAAAGAGTCCGATGATAATAATAAAGTGATACAGATATTCGCCCGCATAGGCAGGAATAGGATCTATCGCGAATGTCGGAAAATTCATCTCTAAACTTCCCCATTGCATCAAATGCTTATAAACGTTAGTGGAATCGAAAAGGGCACCGATCCACGCCGGCAGGATAACAGCTCCAATAAGTGCTAACCAAGTCAAACGCCCAATTCGATATTTAAGCGCGTGGTAAAGCGACCATAAAAAGATCACCCAGACACCAATCATGACGGAGAGCATAATAACATGTATGAAAATCAACAATCCCGCCCTCCAAGTATCCGTCCAATGCGCCTCAATTAAACGAAACCTTGAGATAATCAACATTCCTGCCATTGCATACAGAACCACTAAGGAACCAACAGTCATGACAATCCCATTCAAAATCTTACTTATGAGTAAGGAGACGGCCGATCGAGGATTATGCAGCCAGAGGTGCAGCTGACCTGCCTCGGTCTTTAAACTGATCAATAATAGGATGGGAAGATAAAGAACATGGAGCACAATTGCAGCCAACAAGGGTATAAATGGATATAAGGTTTCACCACCCGCTACTAACAACGCTACTAATAAAATCAAGAGGTTAATGACAAGCCCGACGAAAAAAAAGGTTCTTGTTAATCGAAAATCCTTTTTGAAAAAAGCTGTCCACGAAGCCAATGCAATCTCCCCTTACATCACATATTGTACTAATGTAATGGTACACTAATTCATTAATTCATGTCAATGGATATTAAGAAGCCTTGCCAAATGAACCTATTCGAATTAATATAAACATATTGAATACCAAAAGAACATAAATGAACCTAAAAGGAGAATTCAATCATGGATATGCGTTATGCCTCCCATCCCAATGAAGTAAAAATGTTCGATACCACCCGTCTGCGTGACGAGTTTCTAATCGAGCAGCTGTTCGCCCCTAATCAACTTATACTTCGTTACTCCCACGTCGATCGTTTCATTATCGGGGGCGTCGTTCCGGTTAACGAACCTATTAAACTGGAAGCGGATCCGGCTGCGATCGGTGCGGCAACATTCTTGGAGCGCCGCGAGATCGGTATTATCAACATCGGAAACACGGGCACGATTACGGTGGACGGCGAAACGTACGTTATGGAAAGCAAGGACTGCCTGTATGTCGGCCGCGGCGCGAAAGAAGTGATCTTTGCCAGCGAAGATGCAAGCAAGCCGGCCCGATATTATTTCAACTCCGCTCCTGCTCACCAGACGTACCCGACGGTGAAGGCCGCGATCAGCGAAGCGTCCCCGAACCACTTGGGCAGCCAAACCAACTCCAATGAACGTACGATTTACCGCTACATTCATACCGGAGGCATTCAGAGCTGCCAGCTTGTTATGGGCATGACCTTGCTCAAGCCCGGCAACATGTGGAATACGATGCCGTGCCATACGCACAATCGCCGTTCCGAAGTATACCTCTACTTCGACATGCCCGAAGACGGCGTCGTCTTCCACCTGATGGGCGAGCCGGACGAGACGCGCCACATGGTCGTCCGCAACGAACAGGCGGTTATCTCGCCAAGCTGGTCCATTCACAGCGGCGTCGGCACGAGCAGCTATACGTTTATTTGGGGCATGGCCGGCGAGAACCAAATTTTTGAGGACATGGATGCCGTCAACATGAAGGATTTGAAATAAAGCCAAATGACACGCGAAAGTAATGAATCCGAATGAACGTCATACGAAGATACGAGAAAATCATGGAGCTGCTGCTGGCCGAACGGGAAGTGACGGTCGCGCGGCTCACCGAGCTGTTGCAGGTGACGGGGAAGACGATCCGGGAAGACCTCGCGAAGCTGGAGGAGAAGGGACTGCTGACGCGCATCCACGGCGGCGCGGTCCTTGCGCAGGAGAATCAGCTCGGCATTCTATCGCCGAAGCAGACGGTCGTGCCGAATGAAGCGGAGCGTCTGGAAACGGCCGCTGCGGCCGTCGCACTGATCGAGCCGCAAGACGTGATCGCCTTGGACGGCGGCCGGACGACACTGGAAATCGCGAGAAGACTGCCCGATCGGCCGCTGACGGTGGTGACGAACGATTTGCTCATCATCGCGGAGCTTGCCCGCAAAGAGCAGATTCGCCTTGTTGTGCCTGGCGGCTATCAGTACCGGAACATGCTGATCGACACCGAAGCGGAAGCTTACATTCGCAGGCTGAATATTTCCAAGGCGTTCCTATCCGCGACTGGCGTTCACCTGGAATACGGCTTCACGATCTACGCCGGCGAGTCCGTCTCGCTCAAACGCGCCTTGCTGGAAACGGCAAAAGCCTC encodes:
- the kduI gene encoding 5-dehydro-4-deoxy-D-glucuronate isomerase, translated to MDMRYASHPNEVKMFDTTRLRDEFLIEQLFAPNQLILRYSHVDRFIIGGVVPVNEPIKLEADPAAIGAATFLERREIGIINIGNTGTITVDGETYVMESKDCLYVGRGAKEVIFASEDASKPARYYFNSAPAHQTYPTVKAAISEASPNHLGSQTNSNERTIYRYIHTGGIQSCQLVMGMTLLKPGNMWNTMPCHTHNRRSEVYLYFDMPEDGVVFHLMGEPDETRHMVVRNEQAVISPSWSIHSGVGTSSYTFIWGMAGENQIFEDMDAVNMKDLK
- a CDS encoding carbohydrate ABC transporter permease; the protein is MNSAVSARTQARSAGKKKRNSELAREERAFWLFISPWTLGFLLFTGGPIIASLFLSFADYNVVDAPTFVGLRNFFDLFHDKLFYKSLSVTFYYAVLSVPFTIVCSMILALLLNNKIKGQAIFRTLYYTPSIISGVAVSFLWMWLLNPDFGVVNSLLSDWFGIKGPGWFTKPNTVIPSMVLMQLTAIGGPMVIFLASLQSLPSDLYEAASIDGANRLTKFFKITVPLISSVILFNAIIGIISSFQVFTQAYVITKGGPDWNSYFYVLYLFNTAFAQFRMGYASAQAWILFIVIFVLTMLALLVSKRLIYYEYDDKR
- a CDS encoding ATP-binding cassette domain-containing protein is translated as MIELSHVSKMYKNRAVIKDISLSLPLGKIIGIVGENGSGKSTLLKLMAGLSHPTSGSVTIYGEIASRRMSKLVAYLSDHDSFYTLFTVKEALTFQASQFPDFNRAKAEEIMKELHLESDKKIRDLSLGHRGRLKIALTLAREVPFILMDEPLSGLDPMVRQSIVKGMLSYVNLESQTLVMTSHEITEIESILDSFIAIKDGSLIRMEEVEELHESEGLGITEWMKKTYV
- a CDS encoding MFS transporter; amino-acid sequence: MRLTQDVKQFVHVQGALRLLLAMVLYGMGTGILAPMNAIYMHDHIGLSKGQVTVVYSVSLLLNTVVTMSVGLVSDRMKRKKGLPIAASVLCMAGLLLYMQARDFAGTLVAVSVALAPSGLIMGQLFAMARNRFAIHAADIQEMALVWLRAGFSVGFFGGLLMGANLFLLFGFHGVLVGNLAGYAGLFVMLLLYSEVTKAEAGTAASPAIARGEPFSIWMLAALLLLFCADAIRGLYLPLVVNGLFGKPQVASYLWSAQAVFELLLMTVTGYWAVKYGSKPVMITGGIMALAAYIVYACGSPLAMFFIVQPLYSYFVSILYGVAMGVVQRMFIRRTGFGSSLYVALTQAASLIGYILPTIIHGVSPLIFILPMILVAGSLAVMSYQLYQSRRIKQHGDQHLLF
- a CDS encoding DUF4386 domain-containing protein is translated as MNFTSRKSALIVGVLFILAAVASIIGLILYNPILNSPDYLINGSEHANQVILGAVMELILVVSAIGTATAMFPILRKYNETIALWHVCFRFLEAIIITIGVISMLSLVTLSREFVAAGAADTAFFQASGISLKALHDWTFLLGPNFMLGINTMMYSYIFYKSGLLPRFIPILGMTGSVLIFLCALLVMFGVIEQVSVWGAIFAIPVAANEMIVAVWLIVKGFNESALASMSKK
- a CDS encoding GntR family transcriptional regulator gives rise to the protein MDEFNTSKPIYLQLADRINRQIVSRELKAGQKLQSVRDMAISYNVNANTVQRTYSELEREGILETRRGQGTFVTEQEDRLIQLRGNLKMEQIQSFVQVMQEMGYSSYEIISGLQDFLNKIDKGDA
- a CDS encoding carbohydrate ABC transporter permease, producing the protein MFRERRVSHGELGLGGKIVVYALLFAGLLLFAFPLFWMITTSLKELGDVHKLPMKWIPSPVEWSNYTQVFRDAPLARYIVNTVIYTAVTMFAVALSSSLVAFGFARLKARGRNVLFLLVLSTMMIPPQVTMIPQYLLFNKFNWIDSYLPLVVPAFGGSAFIIFLLRQFYLGFSKELDDAVKIDGGGYFTMYVRIILPLSIPSLATAAILEFMYRWNDLIGPLIYLSDGSKYPLSLGLSNFTAAYAATPWNLLMAASIVAVLPPLLLFFFAQKYFIQGIVITGSKG
- a CDS encoding Gfo/Idh/MocA family protein: MEPQRIGIIGVGQIGKQHLETYAKLQGVEVVAAADVNVQELERTADKYGIRHRYTDFRELLAREDIQAVDVCLHNNFHAPVTIAALRAGKHVYCEKPIAGSYTDGKAMVDCARETGNMLHIQLGTLYTKETKAAKALIADGKLGKLYHARSMGFRRRGRPYVDGYGAPTFVKKEISAGGALFDMGVYHISQLLYLLDLPVVERVSGKTYQETDMDPVRREASGYSVEELGLGFIRFAGGLTMDMIEAWAIQLNGFEGSSIIGSQGGVRLSPFSFHTTLSDMDMNATFDLDAMDYRWHQLRENQDAYDSSQSHWLAALQGRAQLLPTAQIALSTMLISEGIYLSEKLGREVTSEEIAAASVSTAIKL
- a CDS encoding sugar phosphate isomerase/epimerase — translated: MEISICSFSFHRLLASGQQDIFQYIRDCSMLGCTRLDPWNAHLSTIEQGADVLHAGANPGESQHLSPTDDAYLEEVKRAAGEAGLPFGCIAVDGAHIYEATEEARLRNRERAYRWIAVAAKLGASQIRIDTGGPEQWTEEQFEITVEGYRDVIARAKEAGLEVVVENHWGPTLHPANVVRLMEELPELGLLLDSWNWAHGKQADGWLSCAKYAKVTHVKTFHFTADGQELTQNVPAFCRLLKDNGYDGVWGVESVPGQESEIEAARKTIELIKRSVG
- a CDS encoding DeoR/GlpR family DNA-binding transcription regulator, with protein sequence MNVIRRYEKIMELLLAEREVTVARLTELLQVTGKTIREDLAKLEEKGLLTRIHGGAVLAQENQLGILSPKQTVVPNEAERLETAAAAVALIEPQDVIALDGGRTTLEIARRLPDRPLTVVTNDLLIIAELARKEQIRLVVPGGYQYRNMLIDTEAEAYIRRLNISKAFLSATGVHLEYGFTIYAGESVSLKRALLETAKASYAVADHHKFGQAALFTFAKLGEVKAIITDSGISSETAELFRQEGTRVLIQGSGNHEL